CACGATCATTCTTAAGGCTCTTGAGCCATCCGGCTTTTGCATAATCACCTGATAAATACCGGGGGCCAGATGATCCCCGTTGACTTTAACCACATGTAAGGATTCATCCGTCACTGTCTCATTCACCAACACCTTTACCACCCTGCCGGTGTAATCCAGCAAGCGTATTCTTACAGGCGTATTCTCTGCTACACGGTATTGTACGGTGGTTTCACCACGGGTGGGATTGGGATAGATCCTAAACTCCCCATCCTGAGATGTTCCGGTCATATCCGGATCTTTGGTTTTAAGAAATGGGGTTTGACTTGAGCATCCCGTGTTGACATTTCCGAGGTGGGCCAGAAATTTGGCACCGGTGTTCACCGTAAAGCCTTCCTTGAGGATGATCTGTTCACCATCGATCCGCACATCGGCATTGGCCAGCAAGGCATAGGTGGAATTATTCGTCACGTTCCTTGCCACATGCACACGGGTAGCATTCTCAAAGCCTGTAAGATTAATGTTTCCGACAGAAGGCTCATTTCCTGCCACATAGGCTGTGGA
This sequence is a window from Flavobacteriales bacterium. Protein-coding genes within it:
- a CDS encoding T9SS type A sorting domain-containing protein; translation: MSGFVLRRTALVPNMGISSSTAYVAGNEPSVGNINLTGFENATRVHVARNVTNNSTYALLANADVRIDGEQIILKEGFTVNTGAKFLAHLGNVNTGCSSQTPFLKTKDPDMTGTSQDGEFRIYPNPTRGETTVQYRVAENTPVRIRLLDYTGRVVKVLVNETVTDESLHVVKVNGDHLAPGIYQVIMQKPDGSRALRMIVAD